DNA from Puniceicoccaceae bacterium:
TGTGTTAGCCTGTGAGTCGAAACACAACACAGTGCTCTGGCTGCGCCAGCTCGAAGATGGAAGTTTTGAAGAAATCCTGATTGCTGAGAATATGCGGGCACCGGTGAGGGTGGAGGTTGCTGACATGGATCATGACGGAGACCTGGATATTATCGTCTCGAGCATGAGTGTCGTTTTTCCTAATAACGATCAGATCGGCGCGATTTTTATACTCGAAAACGACGGAAACCAGAACTTCACAACTCATCTCATTATCGACAATATTGCGCGGGTAGTGGATGCCCGGGCAGCGGATTTTGATGGGGATGGACAACTGGATCTGGCGGTGGCGCAGTTTGGGTATGACCAGGGAGAAGTGCGTTGGATGCGACGGACGGGTCCATGGGAATTTGAGAGCGAGACTCTGCTAAACCTTTCGGGACCGACCAATGTTTGTGTGGCTGACTTTGACGGAAACGGAACGCTCGATTTTGCAGTGTTGGTCTCGCAGCAGTGGGAGGAGATCCATTTGTTTCTGAATGATGGAAAGGGCAAGTTTGAATCGAAACTGATCTGGGGTTCCACCAACGAAGACTACTCTTGCAGTGGCATGACGTTGACTGATCTCAACCGCGACGGTCGTCCCGATCTGTTGTTCTCCAATGGCGATGGATTTGGACCCAACCCCGAACCCGGACCCAAACCGTGGCACGGGGTACAGTGGCTGGAAAACAAAGGCAATGGATTCTTCCAGTTTCACCGAATCGGCGATCTGGGAGGTGCCTACTGTCCCATAGGAGTGGATTTTGACGGAGATGGGGACATGGACGTGGTTGCGCTGAGCAGCTTCAACGACTGGAGCAAACCCAAGGCAATTTCGATGGCATGGTATGAAAATACCGGCGGGGAACGCTTTCGCCGACGTGTCTTGGCCTATGAACCCATCCAGCTGCTGACCGTGGATGCGGGTCGTGTGAGAGGTCCCGATGCGCCACTGGCATTCGTGACGGGTGGATTTCACGCCTATCCTCCCTATTATCCTCAGAGCCGGATCTTGCTTTGGGAGTTTGTGAACGAACCGAATTGAAATGAAGTTTTTTCGAATGAGAAGAAATCCCTGGATGAGACGGCCGGTATCGGATGTCTTTCTGACTTGGGCGATTGTACTTTTTGCCCTGATGTCACTGATGGCATTGGTGGGATGTGGTAGTGGGAAATCAGCCGCAATTCCCGCAGAATTGCGAGAGCAACTACCTGAGCAACCCGATCTGAGTACGGCACACAAAGCATTGCAGACTCGTGTTGTTTCGGCGATGCAAGTGGCAGTCTCTGACGATGCCACCCTGGAATCGATTCGGGAATTGAGCCGGCTCTACCATGCAAACGGATTTTTGCAGGAAGCCATGGGGTGTTACGAAGTCTTGCTGGCGCTCGAGCCGCAGAATCCGCGGTGGAAGCACCTCTTTGCGTTTTTGCTGGCGACCTATGGCTATGCCGATGATGCCGTGATGTTGTGGCGTGACACAGTGGCACTTGACCCTGAATACCTGCCCGCGCGCATTCGATTGGGTGATGTATTGTTGAAATCCAATCGTATCGATGAGGCTAAGGCTGTGTATGCCGAAGCACGGGAGCTGGACCCGCGCAACCCATATGCACTGCTTGGGCTGGCGCGACTGGCGATGGAAGAAGCGGAATGGGAACAAGCGAAAGTGCAGCTGGAGGCGGCATCCCGGCATTCGGATGGCAAGATAGGGCGTGACCTTCTGGTGACGGTTTATGAAAAAATGGGCAAGGATCAGATGGCAAACATGCTCAGGGGTGAGGCAAAGGCATCGGGCAGCTTTGTGGATATTCCCGATCCATGGCTGGCAGACCTGATGGTGGATTGTTACGACCCTGTGCAGCTGATGAACATGGGGGGCATGGCTGCATTTGGAGGTGACATCTGGGGAGGGATTGAGTGGTCTTCACGCGCCCTCGATCTGGCACCGGAGAACCCGGCCCTGCATTTTCAAATCGGCAACATGTATTTCACGATCAGCCAATATACGGATGCGATGCGTCATTTCGAGTTGGCGACGAAGTATCGCCCCAGTTTTTCGGACGCATGGCTGCGCAGGGTCGAAATTGAGAAACGACGCGGCAATCTGGCCCTGGCAGATGAACTCTTTTACAAGGGCTTTGTGAAGTGTCCTGAATCTCCCGCTTACAATCTTCACTATGCCATGCGCCTGATGGAGGATGGGCAACGCAAACAGGCCATTCCCTATCTGAAAAAATCGATTGAATTGAACCCGAATGAAGCAGCTGCATACATCCAGCTCGCCAATGGGTATTTTGGGCTGGACCGCCTGGAGGATGGAAGAGAGGCACTGGAAACGGCATTGCGCGTCGAGCCGGGAAATCCACTGGCAATGCTGACAATCTGTTTTTATTACATCAACATGGGGGATCAGGAGAATGCCAGCAAATGGCTGGAGGCGATTAACGAGCACCCGCGAATCGCGTCATCCGACAAGCTGGATCTCAAGCTGAAATATCAGGAAAAATTCTGATTTACCGCGCGTTGATGGATGCAGGGAAGGTTGTGCGGTTTCTTTCTGCGGTAGCAAAGAAACTCAATTCCGAAACAAGCGTTTTCAACGCTTTCCAACGCGAATTTCTGGTAGAATATCCGCTTTCCATCTTTGGGTGCGCCTTGTGTGTGCCCGGAAGGATTTACTGCAAACCAGGGGGATTTGTTTGCAGTAACTTCAAGTCGTGAATGCAGGTTGACCGCAGGTTGGCCTGCATTCTGAGTTTTCATAGCACTACCCGAATGGGCTTATTGACATAGCTGTGAGGTGAAGTGCTTTTACTCCGTGTTTTGGAATGAATTTGTGACGGCAAAACATCCGGATGCGGGTGAATTTTTCAGCTTTCGGATTGCTGGATGCAATGGATTGGCCTAGATCGATGAGTGTCATGAAGCTCCACTGCTTGCTCATCCATTTCGTTGTCCTTGCACCACTGTCTGTGTTGTTCGCGGACGTGCCCGAACCCGCAGGTTTTTGCGCACAGACGAGTGCGGATGATGAGTGGGTTGTGATGGTATACAATGTGGAGAACCTGTTCGATATTGACGGAATCTCGCTCTTTGAAGACTACGCACAGGATGCGTCCGGGGAACGGGACGCCTATGATGCAGAGCGATTGCTCACAAAAATTGATAACCACAGCCAAATCATTGCGAGCTGCAACGGAGGCAGGGGGC
Protein-coding regions in this window:
- a CDS encoding VCBS repeat-containing protein produces the protein MKPLVRYPARLIALAVLSMPMLQSCDSGSSPKTQPAPATQSQRTLSYQRSSGADIEDLHLLKSTHIGAEVGDRPWIAQTNLVDLDQDGRLDVLACESKHNTVLWLRQLEDGSFEEILIAENMRAPVRVEVADMDHDGDLDIIVSSMSVVFPNNDQIGAIFILENDGNQNFTTHLIIDNIARVVDARAADFDGDGQLDLAVAQFGYDQGEVRWMRRTGPWEFESETLLNLSGPTNVCVADFDGNGTLDFAVLVSQQWEEIHLFLNDGKGKFESKLIWGSTNEDYSCSGMTLTDLNRDGRPDLLFSNGDGFGPNPEPGPKPWHGVQWLENKGNGFFQFHRIGDLGGAYCPIGVDFDGDGDMDVVALSSFNDWSKPKAISMAWYENTGGERFRRRVLAYEPIQLLTVDAGRVRGPDAPLAFVTGGFHAYPPYYPQSRILLWEFVNEPN
- a CDS encoding tetratricopeptide repeat protein, which codes for MRRPVSDVFLTWAIVLFALMSLMALVGCGSGKSAAIPAELREQLPEQPDLSTAHKALQTRVVSAMQVAVSDDATLESIRELSRLYHANGFLQEAMGCYEVLLALEPQNPRWKHLFAFLLATYGYADDAVMLWRDTVALDPEYLPARIRLGDVLLKSNRIDEAKAVYAEARELDPRNPYALLGLARLAMEEAEWEQAKVQLEAASRHSDGKIGRDLLVTVYEKMGKDQMANMLRGEAKASGSFVDIPDPWLADLMVDCYDPVQLMNMGGMAAFGGDIWGGIEWSSRALDLAPENPALHFQIGNMYFTISQYTDAMRHFELATKYRPSFSDAWLRRVEIEKRRGNLALADELFYKGFVKCPESPAYNLHYAMRLMEDGQRKQAIPYLKKSIELNPNEAAAYIQLANGYFGLDRLEDGREALETALRVEPGNPLAMLTICFYYINMGDQENASKWLEAINEHPRIASSDKLDLKLKYQEKF